CTCGTAACGGCAGTAAAGCAAATACCCGTATTGGCAATACGTAAATATAGCTATGAACATGCCTTTGCATACTTCCGTGAAACTCTACAATATTCGGAGCGAGAATTTGATTATTGGTGTGATCGAGTGGAAGACATTGTACAAGGATTTACAAATGTACAGTACCGCGCAATCAAAATGGTAATGACAAACGATAAAGATATGTTAATCCCAATTGTTGAGAAGCTTAATGAAATGAATACAATTGAACTGCAGATTAAGGATGAATTAGAGAAACAGTTTCTGTCATGGAAAGACATGATAACAAGTCAGTCTGTCTTAACTAATACAAGTTCATTGAATTTAAGATAAGGGAGTTCAAACCAATGAAATATTCGCTATGTACAATTTCATTTCGCCATCAACTAATTTCATTTACTGATATTGTTCAATTTGCATACGAAAACGATTTTGAAGGAATTGAGTTGTGGGGGACCCATGCACAAAATTTATATATACAAGAGCGTGAAACAACAGAACGAGAAATAGATTATTTAAAGGATAAAAATTTAGAAGTTACGATGATAAGTGATTACTTGGACATATCATTATTAGCAGATTTTCAAAAAACGATGGAAAAATGTGAACAGCTGGTAACACTAGCTAATTGGTTTAATACAAATAAAATTCGTACGTTTGCCGGGCAAAAAGGTAGTGAGGATTTCTTGGAACAAGAGAGAAAAGAGTATGTGAAGCGAATTCGCATGATTTGTGATTTATTTGCTCAGCACAATATGTATATACTATTAGAAACACATCCAAATACGTTAACGGATACTTTACCGTCTACTTTGAAATTGTTAGAAGAAGTAAATCATCCATATTTAAAAATAAACCTTGATTTTCTTCATATATGGGAGTCTGGTGCAGACCCGATAGATAGTTTCCAGCGACTAAAGCCGTGGATACAACATTACCATTTTAAGAATATATCATCAGCGGAGTATTTACACGTGTTTGAACCAAATAATGTATATGCTGCTGCTGGAAGTCGTATAGGAATGGTCCCATTATTTGAAGGTATAGTAAATTATGATGAAATCATCCGGGAAGTGAGAGATACTAATCATTTTGCTTCGCTTGAATGGTTTGGGCATAATGCGAAAGATATATTGAAAGAAGAAATGAGAGCATTAACAAATAGAAAATTAGAAGTAGTAACCTCATAAGATGAAATGATGTAAGAGTCTCGTTTAAGAGGCTCCTTTTTTTTACAGAATAAATAACCAAAAATTACCATGTATTTAATTTCGGATTTGATACAATTTAATATATATAAGGAGGTGATCGGTAATGGCTAGAAATCGTAACGCTAATCAATTAGCATCACATGGAGCACAAGCAGCTCTAGATCAAATGAAATATGAAATTGCACAAGAGTTTGGTGTACAGCTTGGAGCTGATACTTCTTCACGTGCAAACGGTTCTGTAGGCGGTGAAATTACAAAACGCCTTGTAGCGATGGCAGAACAACAGCTTGGTGGCGGATATACTCGCTAAATGTAGAAGGTTATAGGAGAAAGGAAGGATTCTTCCTTTCTTTTTTATTTTCAATTAATTGGTATGGATATATTGTGAACAGGATTCAAAGAATAGGAGTAATGCTATATTTTACCCAATTTCTTTTGTTGTAAATGGAAAGTAGTAAAGATGAAATAGCCCTGGTGGAATGTGAGAATAATTTCCAACAGGGCTATTATATGGTAAGAAATATATGATGAAAGGTTCCGAAATCAACATGTTAAAAAAAGAAAACTGTTGTTTAATTGCACTTGCATCAGTTCCACTTGTTATGACGCTAGGTAATTCAATGCTTATTCCAATCCTGCCAACCATTGAAAAGAAATTACATATTTCATCTTTCCAAGTATCCATGATTATTACAATTTATTCTATCATTGCAATTATACTTATACCGATTGCTGGTTATTTATCAGATAGATGGGGACGAAAGATGGTAATGGTTCCAAGTTTATTAATTGCAGCTATTGGAGGAGCGATAACGGGCTGGGTATCATGGAAAGTTGATAACCCTTATGTTTGGATTCTTATCGGAAGAGCAATTCAAGGGATAGGTGCTGCTGGTGCTATGCCAGTTGTCATACCATGTGTAGGTGATTTATACAAAGATGAAAAACAGGTTAGTGCAGGTTTAGGAATCATTGAGACGTCAAATACATTTGGAAAAGTATTGAGTCCCATATTAGGATCAGCTCTTGCAGCTATTGTATGGTTCTTACCATTTTGGGCGATTCCAGTTTTATGTGTAATATCGATTGTTTTACTACTGGTGCTAGTAAAGGCGAAAAAACAAGAAGAAGAAGAAGTCCCACCACTTAAAGAATTTATTCAATCTATTATCTCTACGTTTCGAGAAAAGGGAAGATGGTTAATTGCCATTTTTATACTAGGTGCAATTATTATGCTTATTTTATTCGGAATACTTTTTTATCTGTCAACTATATTGGAGTCGAAGTACGATATTCATGGTATATGGAAAGGGTGTGTACTCGCTATTCCTTTACTTGTACTATCACTTAGCTCATATATGGCTGGTAAAAAAATTGGAGATAAACAAGATATTATGAAAAAGTGTATCTATATTGGATTTTTACTGGCTGCTGCATCTGTCTGCTTACCTTTATTTCTAAAAGGAATCTATTTGCTACTTCTTTGTCTCGTTATTATGGGGGGAGGAATTGGTATGGCGTTACCGTGTCTAGATGCTCTTATTACACAAGGGATTGAAAAAGAGCAGAGGGGGACAGTTACGTCATTTTATAGTTCAATGCGATTTATCGGTGTAGCAGCTGGACCACCCCTGTATTCTTTTTTTATGAAAGGGGCGGACCATGAAGTATTTTATTTAACAAGCATCTTCGCTGCTATTGGTGCGGTCATAGCAATTATTTGGATTAAACCAGCAAAAGATACAATGATGGTAAAACAGAAGCCGGAACCAACGTCATAATCCGAAAGAGAATTGCATGTTAATTACACAACATGCAATTCTCTTTAATTAGTTAGGAAAAATAACTTGTTTTAACATATAAAGTGCGACTCCCCATATGATTAGCCCTGAAAATTTATTTAATACTGTAATCGTTTTTCCTGTCGAGTCTAATCCTTTTAGAAATTTTCCAGCAAAAGCTAAACTAATAAACCAAATCCAAGAAACTATAATTGTTGCAAAAGTGAAAGCCCATTTCTCACTTCCTATGTACTGTATAGAGTTTGTTCCGATTACACCAATCGTATCTAAAATTGCGTGTGGATTTAGTAATGAAACCGATGCGGCGAAAATAATTTGATTTTTTAAAGGCATGCTTTTTTCTTGCTTTACATCATTTGAAGGATCGCTTCTCCAAATAACCCAGCCCATATACATAAGAAAGAAAAATCCAATCATATACAGAGTAGTTGTTAACCAAGAAAAAGTAAGGAGTACAAGGGATACACCTTGTACAGCAATTAATATTAATAATGTATCACATATAGATGCAGTCAAGACTACAGGAGCAGCTCGCCAAATATTTGATTGACTAGCGCCTTGATTAAAAACGAAAACATTTTGGACACCTAATGGAATGATAAGACCAAATGCAAGGATGATACCGTGAATAATTGCTTCACTCATCATATTACCTCCTACTTAATGTGATTAGTTATGATAGTGTATATTGTATAGAAGAAATGAAAATTTGTATCCATCCATATGGTTGGATAGGTTACCAACCATAAAGTATGTGAGGTGATATAGTGGAAAGGCTCGTTTGGAAACCTAATATGTCTTCGTCTATTCCTTTATATAAACAAATAGAATCTTATATAAAAGAAAGAATTGTTAATGGGGAATGGACAGTTGGAACTAAATTACCTTCACAAAGAAGTTTGGCGCATACGTTTGAAGTGAATCGAAGTACAATTGTAATGGCTTTCGATGAATTAGTAGCAAAAGGGTATATTGAGGGGAATGGCCGGAAGGGAACAATTGTTATAAATAATAGTGAGAGTACTTCTACATATGCCCCGCCTCCAAACTGGCAGTCTTATGTAGAAACAGGACTTCATTATCCGAATCTTCCTGCTGTACAAGAGATTAATCAAGCTGAATTTACTCCCAATGTAATTCGATTAGGAACAGGTGAACTTTCACCGAGTCTCTTGCCTGAGAAAAAGATGAAGGGTATTATTAGCGAAATTTTACAATCAAATGTTGCACTTGGGTATGAGGAACCGAAAGGAAATCTCCATTTAAGAAAAAAAATTGCGGAATATTTAAAAGGGCATGGGGTATATGTATCTCCTGACTCTATTTTAATTGTTTCGGGGGCAATTCAAGCACTGCAACTTATTTCTATGGGTCTTCTTCCGAAAGGAGCGTCAATTTTATTAGAAAAACCATCATATTTATATTCGCTTAATGTATTTCAATCAGCAGGAATGCGCTTGATTGGAATACCAATGAATGAGAATGGTATAAATACTTCATATATTACAAAATATAAGAAACAATTTAACGCATCTATTTTATATACAATCCCATCTTTTCATAATCCGACCAATTTTAGTATGAACGCTAAGAAGAGGGAAGAAGTGATGGAGATCTGTAATGAAATTGGATTGCCTATTATTGAGGACGCGGCATATCAAGATTTATGGTTCGATGCACCAGTTTCAAAGCCTTTAAAGGCATATGATAAACATGGTATCGTGCTACATATTGGAAGTATGTCCAAAGTCATTAGTCCTGGTTTAAGAATTGGATGGGTTGTTGGATCAGAATCCGTTATTCAAAGATTAGCAGATATAAAAATGCAAACTGATTATGGTTCAAGTTCTATATCCCAGCAGATTGCAGCGGAGTGGTTTGAAAATGGATTGTATGATGAACATTTACAGTTTGTAAGAAGTGAATTGAAAAAACGTAGAGATTTTATGATAAGTATGTTAGAAAAGTATTGTAGTGGCATTGCAACTTGGCATGAGCCAGCAGGAAGCTTTTACATTTGGCTACATATAAATCTACCAATTTCGAATCGTAGTTTATTTGACAAAGCTTTGCAAGAAAAGGTGTTATTAAACCCAGGCACTTTGTATGATAGAAGTGCTAACCAATTTTTACGTCTTTCTTATTCCTATGCAACTATAGAAGAAATTGAAGTTGGAATAAAAAAGATCGCGCAATTAATTAAAGGGTAAAAGGAGAAAACCATGAAACAATATGTGATTTGCCAAATGATTGATGGAGATAAATATTTAGCTGCTTATGCGGAAACAAAACAGGATGCAATTGAAAAAGCAGAATTATTAGGGTTAAGAACTGGAAATCGTTACATAGTAATTACCGCAGAAGAAGCAGAAGGGCTAACTTATCCTTAAGCAATGTGTGCGGTACGTAGGAGATAAATAAGCCTAGTAATATATGAAATTACTAGGCTTATTTACTATTAAAGTGTGATAGGGAAAATAATATAATTATGAGTCAAGTTGACGGAAATACCGATTTGTTTTTCGATCCTGATTTCCGTCTCTATATTCATCAACATATTGCCTGAAGTTCCAAGATTGTAAAAACTTATTAGCGGCATTATAACCAGAGTTATAGAGCCATTCTTTCTCTTCTTTAGTTAATTGGAAATTAGTACTTGTAATCGTCCCTGTAGGAATTGTAATTGTTCTTGCTTTTGATTCTTTATCTAAATGCCGTAAATCATGAGCTTGCATCATTGTTTTAAATAGTCCTTTGAACATGGAAATAGGTTCTTTATAATGGGCAGGATCAGCTTGGATTTCATCTTTTACAAAATGAAATCCAAAAGTCGGCCAGCGAGGAGAGGTAGGGGAGTCGAAAATCCAAATGGGATAATTGCTTAAAATCCCGCCATCAACCATATAACAAGGCTGCTTCCATTTTGGTGTTCTCCATTTTACTGGCTCAAAGAAGAAAGGGATTGTACTACTCATTCTTACTGCTTTAGCGATTGAGAAGCGATAATTTAAAAATCCGTAGCTTGGTAAGTCATCGGGGAAGACAACCATTTTACCGTTGCTTATATCAGAAGCGATAATTTTGAGTTTGTTTAAATCAGGTAAATCTGTAAATAAGTGAACGCCCTTTTTTCGCAGTAATTCTTCAAGCCATTCTTCTATAAATACATTGGAATAAATACCTAGAGTAGACCATGCACTTATTCCTTTACCAATAAAGGGGATTCTATCAAGACAAGTTTTCTTCATAAATTTATTATAATCAATGTCGGTTATTATTGTTTTTAATTCGGAACAAGAATATCCAGCTGCTAAAAGCGCTGCGGTAATTGAACCAGCTGATGTTCCAGCTACGCGCTCCCATTCATATCCTTTTTCGGCTAACGCGCAAATTGCCCCCACATGCGCAATTCCGCGTACACCGCCTCCTTCAAAAACACCATCAATTTTCATTGAACATACTTCCTTTCTAAAAAATGAAAATGGAAAAAAAGCACGTATTGTACGTGCTTTTTTACAATAGTTTTTAAGTTTACTAGCAGCCTACAAAGCCGCCCCAACAGCTAGCGCCGATGATGATTAGAAGGATAAATAAAACGATTAATAAAGCGAAACCTCCATAACCACATCCACCACAACTACCGCCGTAACCGTAACCGCCGCCGTAACCACCGCCGTAACCACCGCAACTATATCCGTAACCCATGTGGAATTCCTCCTTAAATTAAAAATAAAAATGAACGAGGGGAAAATGTACTGGAAGAAATAAAGAACTATCGTGTTTGTAGGAACAATGTATACTATGCTTTTTTAAACTTGTTCGCGTACGAGGGATAAGCCCGTTTTTTTGGAAGGCTTGTCGATTTTACAATGAATGGAGTATAATCTTTGTGCTATGATACAAATAAGTATGTAAATGTAAGGAGAATTTATGAGACAGCAAATTGAAGTGTTAATTGATAAATATGGACTGACACATTTAAAAGAGGAACTTGTTAATACTATATTCCCTTGTGTAAAAGTTGTGCCCGAGCAGCAAGAAACGGTTGCGATAGGTAGTTCGAAAATGGGGGGAGTTCCTGATTTACCGGATACATTTGAATATCCAACATACAAAGAGAATCCGTTACGTTTTATCGCACAGTTTAATTTAAGTGATTTACAAAACGTTGGTATGGATCACAATCTTCCTAAGACAGGGATGTTATATTTCTTTAGTATTGAAAATTACTTTGAAGAAGATGTAAATCCAAACGAAGCGGGACGTGTACTTTATTATGATATCCCTGTAGAGCAATTACGTAGAGCAGATGAAGTTCAGAGGGAATTTAATCAATGTGCAATTTCATTTGAACTGACGTATAAATTACCTGAGCTTTTCATTGAAGATGAGGCGGATTCAGATCGTTTCTTGCAATTACTTGAAGAGCTAATCCCAGACAACTATGATAATCATCAAATGTTTGGAGAACCATTCTCTGTACAAGATGAGGTATTGTATGAGACTGGACAATATATGGGAATAGATCCACAGCATATGACGCTCTTATTCCAAATTGATTCAGATACTAAAAATTGTAATATGATGTGGGGAGATTTAGGAATGCTTTATTTCTGTATTGGAAATGAAGACTTGAAAAATCGCCATTTTGAAAATGCATGCTGTGTGTTACAAACTTGCTAATGAAGAAGGTTGTTCTTGTAAAAAGAACAACCTTTTTACAATGTTAAATATGCATAATCTCATATGACCTATTTTGAAAAGTATTGTATACTCTGAAACTATACGATACTTTTTCGTATAGTTATAGAATGTAAGGAGTGACAAGATGAGAAAGCCAAATAAGTATGTGACAGTTGCCCTGCTTTGTTCAACAATTGTAATGGGTGGCTTACACGCGTCGTCTGTATCTTACGCAGCTACGAAATCGACTGTAGTTACTACACAATCAGATGCTAAATTATTAAATGATTTTCGAAAAGAATTAAAAAAACATATTGATAATCGAGATGAAAATATTACAATCGCATATAAAACAAAAGATAGAAATGCTAGAGATGTTATGGACCAATTATACAAAGAATATAATAAAATTGTAGATGCTGATGAGTATGTAAAATATAATGTAGCGTCTACTAAATATTCTATAAAAGGGATGACTGGGAATTATACATTTACATTACAAGTGAAGTATCGTGAATCAAAAGAGCAAACACAGTATGTAAAGTCTCAGGCGAAAGCAATTGTAAATTCTATCATTAAACAAGGCATGGATGAACATGAAAAAGTGAAAGCTATTCATGATTATGTTGTGAAACAAGTATCATATGATACGTCTTATCAAGCATATACAGCGTATGAAGCGTTAGCGAATCGTTCTGCCGTTTGCCAAGGATATACATTGTTAACATATCAATTACTAAAAGAAGCGGGTATTCAAAATCATGTTGTAACAGGTACAGGGAATGGACAGGCTCATGCATGGAATTTAGTGAACATTGATAACAAGTGGTACCACCTTGATACTACATTCGATGATCCGGTGCCAGATAAAGCTGGGCGCGTAACATATTCATATTTTAATATGTCTGATGACCAATTAAGCAAAGACCATGAATGGGATCGTAGTAAATATCCAGCGGCAACTACAAGTTACTTTGGTGAATTAACAAGCAAAATAAAAGCCGGTAGTTCAAAAACTGCTGTATATGAACAAATGTTAAAAGAAACAAATTTAAAGTATTTATCTGCACAATATGGAGCGGAAAATTACAATGAGTTTAAGAAAAAATTGCAGCAACAATTTGCTTCCAAGCCAGAAAAAGTAGAAGTACGATATAAGCAGTCAATGGATGGAACAATGCAAGATATAAAGAAAGTATTAAATGAAATAACTTGGCCAAAAGGTGCAAAGCGTGTATCTTATCAAGTTGCGCCATATAGTGCAATGACAGGTTATTCGTTAGCGACAATTACATTTACGTATTAATGAAAAAGAGCATCTTTAAAAGGTGCTCTTTTTGCGTTTTATAATCATTGTATTGACTGTTTTGAATTGTGTGATAAAATAATTGAAAATAGAGGATGTGAAAGCTGAATGAATTTGTTCGAAAATAATATATTCACATTGATATATACTTGTTTAGTAATCGGGCTTATCGTTTTGTTTTTTGTATCATTTACTCTGTTCATTAAAAGATTATTGCAAAACAACACTATGAAAAAACAACACGTGATCAATATGAATCAGAAGTTAGATCGGATTATTGAATTGCTTGAAAAAGATAAAAAAGAATGATGGAAGATGGATAAAAAGGAGAAGCAGATGGCGAATTATATAAAGGAATTACGTGAAAAAATAGGGCATGATTATGTTATTTTGAATTTTGCAGGTGGTTGTGTATTTAATGAATTTGGTGAAGTGCTTCTGCAAAAAAGAGGAGACTTTAATGCTTGGGGATTTCCGGGCGGTGCAATGGAAATTGGGGAGTCTGCTGCAGAAACTGCGATCCGAGAAATTAAAGAAGAAACAGGATATGATGTGGAAATTGATGAGCTCATTGGTGTGTATACGAAATATTTTCAAACATATCCGAATGGAGATCAGGCACAGGCAATTGTAATATTCTTTAGGTTTTCAATCGTTGGAGGGAACAAAAAAATAGACGGTGATGAAACATTAGATCTGAAGTTTTTCCCGTTAGACAAAATGCCGCCATTGTTTAATAAACAACATGAAGATTGTTTGCAGGATTTATTAGAGAAAAGAGTAGGGGTATTTCGTTAATATATAGAAAAAGAAGCTAATTTCCATTTAGCTTCTTTTTCTATATAATTTACTTCCACCAATCATCAAACATAGATGCTGGGACTTGCCTTTTATGTTCACTCACTTTGTAACGCTTCTCGATCTTTTCAGCAACGTCAGCTGGAACGGATTTACCTTCTAAATAGTCATCTAATTGATCGTAAGTAATACCTAATTCTGTTTCATCAGCTTGACCTGGTTTTTCATCTAATAAATCAGCTGTTGGCATTTTTAAGTAAAGTCGCTCGTCTGCACCTAACTCTTGTAATAAAGCACGTCCTTGGCGCTTCGTTAAACCTGTTAATGGTAATAAATCTGCACCGCCATCTCCGAATTTTGTAAAGAACCCTGTTACAGCTTCAGCCGCGTGATCAGTTCCGATAACAAGTAATCCTTGTTGTCCGCCGATTGCATATTGTGTAACCATGCGAATACGTGCTTTTACGTTTCCTTTATTGAAATCTGTTAATGATTCACCTAATAAGTTTTCATATTGATTTGAGAAGGAATCAACAGTTGAAGCGATATCAAAAGCAACAGATTGATCAGCTTGAATAAATTGTAATGCTAATTGTGCATCATCTTCATCTTTTTGTACTTTGTACGGAAGACGTACGGAGATAAATGTTGCGTTACCACCTTCATTACGAACTTCTTCGACTGCAAGCTGCGCTAAACGTCCTGCAAGTGTAGAGTCTTGTCCGCCGCTAATTCCAAGTACAAATCCTTTAGCACCTGTTTTTCTTACATAATCCTTTAAGAAATCAATTCGTTTACGAATTTCTACTTTCGGATCAATTACAGGTTGAACATGTAATGCTTTCATAATTTGTTCTTGTAATGTCATTATGTTTTCCTCCTATTCATATTAAAGCGGTAAATAAGTTTATATGTATATTGGAACATACTTCTATCCTTTATTATTTCGCAAAACTAACGAATATACAATAGAATGCGTGTATGAATATGAATGAAGTTATTATAAATAAATTGTTTTGTATAAGCAATTTTTTTAAACCTTTCAATAATGTAAGGTTTTTGTCATTTGAATCGATGGAAGGTATTTCCGTACTTTACTAATATAAGAGTATAGTTAGTAGAAGGGCGGAGAAGTAGTATGAACATTAGAGAACTCGCATTTCGAAATGTAACGCGAAATAGACGAACATACTCAGCTTATTTTTTGAGTAGTGCATTTGCCATTATGGCCTTTTTTGTGTATTCATTTTTTGCGTTCCATCCGGCATTAAGTGCGGGAGAATTAGGACAGTACGTATTCGTAAGTATGTCTTTTGCACAGTCTATTATTTACTTATTTACATTCTTCTTTATTTTATATTCAATGGGAATGTTTTTAAAAACGAGAAAGCGTGAACTAGGAATTTTAATGATGCTAGGTATGACGAAATATCAATTAAAGCGTCTTATCTTCTTTGAAAATATTATGATTGGAATAGGGGCAATAATTTTTGGGATTCTTTCAGGTATGTTATTTTCAGGAATATTAATATTTGTAGCCCCGATGATTTTAAAATTAGATATTTCTTTATCCTATTACATACCGATGAAAGCGATTGTTGTAACGAGTATTATGTTTTTCGTATTATTTATGATTATTTCATTGTTCAGTGCAGGAATGGTTCGTAAAAATAAAATTATGAAATTGTTTAGAGGATCAGCAGAGGCGAAGCCAGAACCGAAAGCATCAATTATTTCTTCTATATTAGCAGTAGTATTGCTTAGTGCTGGTTATGCAGGCGCTCTTATGTCACATGGTGCAATGGTATTTATTATGATGATTCCTGTTACAACGGTAGTCACTATCGGTACGTATTTGCTGTACAAGCAGTTGAGCGTCTTTATTATTCGATTATGTAAAAAAAGTAAACGTTTCTATTGGACACAGACAAATATTATTACTTTGTCAGATTTAGCATACCGTATGAGAGATAATGCAAGGATGTTCTTTATTGTAACAATTATTTCAACAGTAGCATTTTCAGCAATAGGTACATTGGTTGGGTTTGCTTCGATGACGAAAGAAATTATGGACAGACCAATTGCGTTTCACTATCATTCTAAGCAAGGTAATAGCAATGAGTCACAGCATCTGAAGATTATTGACGAAGGATTAAAGAAACATAATATAGCAGCTTCAAAAATAAATATTTCATCGAAGACAACGGAGGAGCAGTCGTTAAGAAACGCCAGTTTTATAAAAGAATCAGATTATAAGGAGTATGCGAAGTTAACGGGGGAACCGTTCAATACTTTATCAGACAAAGAAGCCTTATTTCTATCAGTAGAAATACCAGGGCCACCGATAAAGGAAAGAAAAGAAATTTCTTTCCAAAATGCCAATGAGCCCTTAAATGTGAAAAAAGTTAATGATTCTTCACTAAGTAAAATACTTATGGGTAATGTGTATGTAATCTCTAAAAATCAATATGATTCATTACAAGATGGATTTAAAGAAGAAAAAGATTATATGTATAAAACAAAAGGAACGAAAGATGAAATTGAGGTTGGTAAAGAGCTTACGAATCAGATTAAGCCTTATCAAGAACATGCAACGTTTAGTGCAGAAGAGTACGATCAAAATCAAAGTTTACAAATCGCAGGACCCATTTTATTTGTAGGTTTCTTTATTGGTATTGTATTTTTCGTTTGTGCAGGAAGCTTCCTTTACTTCCGCTTATTTTCTGATTTGGAGGACGATACTCGTTTATTTGAAATGATTCGAAAAGTTGGATTGACGAGAGGCGAATTATCGAAAGTAGTCACAATCCGCTTAGCGCTTTTATTCTTCGTTCCAGTTGGAGTTGCAACATTACACGGGGCAGTAGCATTAACTGCGTTAGGACAGATGTTTGAGTACTCACTGTTTAAAGAAAATACAATTGTATTAAGTATTTTTGTAAGTATTCAAGTTGTATACTTCTTAATTATACGATCTCGTTATTTAAAACAATTGAAAGAAAGATTGAATATTCGTTAAATGTGTTTTTTTAACTTTTGTACTATATTTTCTAAAAAGAGTAAGCCATTACCAAATATATAGTGATAAAATGAAAATAGCGAGGTGAAAAAAATTAATAGAGAGTAAGGGGGGAGTAACATGAAAGCAACAGGAATTA
This Bacillus mycoides DNA region includes the following protein-coding sequences:
- a CDS encoding transglutaminase domain-containing protein, which codes for MRKPNKYVTVALLCSTIVMGGLHASSVSYAATKSTVVTTQSDAKLLNDFRKELKKHIDNRDENITIAYKTKDRNARDVMDQLYKEYNKIVDADEYVKYNVASTKYSIKGMTGNYTFTLQVKYRESKEQTQYVKSQAKAIVNSIIKQGMDEHEKVKAIHDYVVKQVSYDTSYQAYTAYEALANRSAVCQGYTLLTYQLLKEAGIQNHVVTGTGNGQAHAWNLVNIDNKWYHLDTTFDDPVPDKAGRVTYSYFNMSDDQLSKDHEWDRSKYPAATTSYFGELTSKIKAGSSKTAVYEQMLKETNLKYLSAQYGAENYNEFKKKLQQQFASKPEKVEVRYKQSMDGTMQDIKKVLNEITWPKGAKRVSYQVAPYSAMTGYSLATITFTY
- a CDS encoding DUF4083 domain-containing protein; protein product: MNLFENNIFTLIYTCLVIGLIVLFFVSFTLFIKRLLQNNTMKKQHVINMNQKLDRIIELLEKDKKE
- a CDS encoding NUDIX hydrolase yields the protein MANYIKELREKIGHDYVILNFAGGCVFNEFGEVLLQKRGDFNAWGFPGGAMEIGESAAETAIREIKEETGYDVEIDELIGVYTKYFQTYPNGDQAQAIVIFFRFSIVGGNKKIDGDETLDLKFFPLDKMPPLFNKQHEDCLQDLLEKRVGVFR
- the nadE gene encoding ammonia-dependent NAD(+) synthetase, whose amino-acid sequence is MTLQEQIMKALHVQPVIDPKVEIRKRIDFLKDYVRKTGAKGFVLGISGGQDSTLAGRLAQLAVEEVRNEGGNATFISVRLPYKVQKDEDDAQLALQFIQADQSVAFDIASTVDSFSNQYENLLGESLTDFNKGNVKARIRMVTQYAIGGQQGLLVIGTDHAAEAVTGFFTKFGDGGADLLPLTGLTKRQGRALLQELGADERLYLKMPTADLLDEKPGQADETELGITYDQLDDYLEGKSVPADVAEKIEKRYKVSEHKRQVPASMFDDWWK
- a CDS encoding ABC transporter permease, with protein sequence MNIRELAFRNVTRNRRTYSAYFLSSAFAIMAFFVYSFFAFHPALSAGELGQYVFVSMSFAQSIIYLFTFFFILYSMGMFLKTRKRELGILMMLGMTKYQLKRLIFFENIMIGIGAIIFGILSGMLFSGILIFVAPMILKLDISLSYYIPMKAIVVTSIMFFVLFMIISLFSAGMVRKNKIMKLFRGSAEAKPEPKASIISSILAVVLLSAGYAGALMSHGAMVFIMMIPVTTVVTIGTYLLYKQLSVFIIRLCKKSKRFYWTQTNIITLSDLAYRMRDNARMFFIVTIISTVAFSAIGTLVGFASMTKEIMDRPIAFHYHSKQGNSNESQHLKIIDEGLKKHNIAASKINISSKTTEEQSLRNASFIKESDYKEYAKLTGEPFNTLSDKEALFLSVEIPGPPIKERKEISFQNANEPLNVKKVNDSSLSKILMGNVYVISKNQYDSLQDGFKEEKDYMYKTKGTKDEIEVGKELTNQIKPYQEHATFSAEEYDQNQSLQIAGPILFVGFFIGIVFFVCAGSFLYFRLFSDLEDDTRLFEMIRKVGLTRGELSKVVTIRLALLFFVPVGVATLHGAVALTALGQMFEYSLFKENTIVLSIFVSIQVVYFLIIRSRYLKQLKERLNIR